The Amycolatopsis umgeniensis DNA segment GGACTGGGGCTCGTTCATCCCCAGCCGCCTCCTCCAAGCCGGCGCCGACCTGGTACCCGACTTCCCGGTGACGCGAGGAGAACTCGATTGGCTCGGCGGATTCATCGACAGCCTCGGCTCGCCTCCCTGGGTGGTGCGGCCCGGGTACTCGGGCACAATGCCCGGCGTCCGTGGCGGCGACTTCCAGGTACGGAAACTCGCCACAGACCAAGGATGGACCCTCTTCAGGCTGGTGCTCATCGGCATCGAAGCCGATAGCACGGGAGCGCCGGTGCCCCCGGATGTCGGGTCGCGCAGGTACTACGACGTCGTGGACGCTCTGGCCTTGCGTCGATGGGACGGTATAGGCCTACCTTCGTGGCTGTCCCAGGCCATCGAAGACCTGCCCCCGGAACGGCGGGACCTGGTCAACGCCTGGCTCGACCGACAGGTCCACTTCGTCGCGGAATGACTTGGGCCCGGAGAGCGACGGTGAACACTACTGCTTCTGGGAATCGGTCTGGCCTCTCAGAAGAAACGGGCGAAGGCGCTCTTCCGTCATCACCCTCCCTCTCAGGGCTACCACTAGCGAGGAGTGATCGAGCATGGTCGCCGATTCACCCGTCAGTGGTGAATGTGCCGGTTGTGTTGTTGCTTAAAATTACGAACACCTGTTCGATGGTTTTGCGGTATTGTTGTGGGGTGTCCGAGACGTTTCTCCCTGAACTGCCGCAGGAGCTGTGGCGTGCTGGCAAGCTGGAGCTTGCTCATGGCGTGCTGCAGTTCCTGCAGCTGATGCGGATCGCCTCCGCCGGGTTGGGGCGGTATCTGGCGGAGGTCGAGTCCCGGGGCGCGAAAGACCTCTACGGCTACGGTTCCACGGCGGCGTGGTTCGCTGATGTGGCCGGGTTGTCGCGGGGTGAGGCCGGTCCGATCGTGAGTCAGGCGATCGCGCTGAACCCGACCCGAGCGTTGGACGGCACCGAGGTTCCGGCGATGGCGCCCGCGACCGGTGCGGCTGCCGCCGAGGGCGCTATCGGGAGTGAACGGATCAAGCAGATCCTGGACATTCTGGCCCGGATTCCGTCGGGCACCTCGGTCGAGGATCGGGAGTGCGCGGAGAAGACCCTCGCTGATCTGGCGCGGGACGCGGGTCCTCGGCAGGTGTCGAAGCTCGGGGACAACCTGCTGGCCTGGCTCGACCCTGATGGGAACGAACCCAAAGACCCGGAACCGAAGCAGCCCTGTCGTGAAGTCACGCTGGAACGGCGCAAGGACGGGTTCTGGACACTGAACGGCCTCCTCGACGACGAACTCGGTGCCCGCACCGCCGCAGCCCTCGAGGCCTACGCGGCACCACCCCCGATCGACGAATCCGGCCAAGCGGATCTGCGCACCAAAGCCGAGCGTCAAGGTGATGCGTGGGCCGAACTCCTGGACTTGGCGGTCGCGTGTCCTGATCAGCCTGGGACCAACGGCTACCGGACTCTGATCCACGTGACCATCGGGCTCGAGGAACTCAAGACCGGGCTCGGCACCGCCTGCGTGGACTTCATCGGAAAGATGACCGCCCGCGAGGCACGGATGGCCGCGTGCGATTGCCTGATGTTGCCGGTCGTGCTCAGTGCGGCTGGTGAGCCGTTGGATGTGGGGCGGTTGAAGCGGTTCGTCACCCCCGCCCAGCGCCGAGCCCTCAACATCCGCGACCGAGGCTGCGCCTTCCCCAGCTGTCACCGCAGACCGAGGAACTGTCACGCCCACCACATTGATCACTGGGCAGACGGCGGCCCCACCGACCTCCGCAACCTCGTCCTGCTCTGCGGGTTCCACCACCGCCTGATCCACCACGGCGACTGGCAAGTCCGGATGGCAGCCGATGGGTTACCGGAGTTCATCCCACCCCAGTACCTGGACCCGCTACAACGAGCCCGGCGCAACACACTCCACCGCGCCCACGCATGATCCGAGGAGCCCGCCACCACCCCCGCCGGCGACGGGCCCCTCGGCATGCCCACACCACCCGAGAGCAGACCTGCCGGTCACGACCTCCGGCCGGCAATCGGGCGAGGAAGATGCACTCGACGTCGGCAATCCTTCCCGCTCAACCACGCCGGAAGCCAGCACGAACCTCGCAAGGTCACCCGGACAGGACCCGACCTGGCGGACAAGCAGTTAGCGGTCCGCGAACCGGAGGAGCTTGCCCACACCACCCGAGAGCAGACCTGCCGGTCACAACCTCCGGCCAACGACCGGCAAGGAAGATGCACTCAACGTCCGCAATCCTTCCCACTTAACCACGCCGGAAACCAGCAAGATCCCCGCAAGGTCACCCAGGCAAGACCCGGCCCAACGGACAAGCGGATAGCGATCCGCGAACCCGAGGAGCATGCCCACGCCACCCGAGAGCAGACCTGCCGGTCACGACCTCCGGCCGACAAACCGGCGAGGAAGATGCACTCAACGTCCGCGATCCTCCCCGCTCAACCACCCCAGAAACCAGCACGAACCCCGCAAGGTCACCCAGGCAAGACCCGACCTAACGAACAACCAAATACCGGTCCGCCAGAACCCGACTCACCACTCACAACCACCCGGATGTCGCGAAAGCCGATTCTCCCCGCCCGATTCTCCGATAGAAGCACACCCGATCCTGACCAGGACCGTCGTAGTCGCTGTGCAAGGAAAGACCGTCCACCACTCGATCCCCGGCTTCGAGGGTGAACCCCATGGCGCGGTGAAAGGCAATGGATCCGGCGTTCCCCGGCGAAGTGATCGCCCGGACCTCCGTGCGGCCCGCCTCGGCGGCGCGCTGGAAGAAGGTCGTGTACAGACGGCGAGCTGCGCCTTGCCCGCGAAGCGTCGGGTCCACTCCCACGAAATGGACGTACGCCTCGGTCTCGTTGTCGGCGGAGTAGAAGCCGACGAGGAAAGCCCTGATGCCGGATTCGTCCTCCAGGACCAGGCTCGTGCCGGAGAAGAACTGCAAGAACAGTTTGGGGAGCAGGAGGGAGAGTTCGCGGGCCTGTTCGGGAGTACGCGAGTCGCCCCACCACTGGTGCACGCATTCGACGATCGTGGCGTGGTCGGAGACGCGGGCTCGGCGCGGGTCGGGCATGAGGTTCCTCTCGGGGATGATCTTGTCGCACAGGGGATCACAGCCGGATCTTTTCCGCGACAATGGCCGGCATGGAGGCAGTTGAGGTCGTCGTCGCGCACCATGAGTGCGCGACTCTGCGTGTCGGAGATCTGTTCCTGAAGATCGACGCCGATCAGACGCGCACTGACGTCGAGGTCGAGGCGATGGCCCTGGCGCCGATCCCGACGCCGGAGGTCCTGTGGCGGAAACCGCCCGTGCTCGCGCTGGCCGTCCTTCCGGGCAGAGCGCTCGGCCGCCTTGGCGAGCCGTCCACCGCGTCGTCGGCTGCGTGGGCCGCGGCGGGGGCCGCGGTACGGAAGGTGCACGACGCGCCGTTGCCTCCGTGGCCGGGCCGGAGCCCTGATGATTTCGCGGCGCGGCTCGATGCCGAATGCGAGTGGCTCATCACCACCGGTGTCCTCCCCGCCGACCTGGTCACGCGCAACCGCCGGATCGCCGAGGCCGCGCTCCGGCCGTGGAAACCAGTGTTCATCCACGGTGATCTGCAGATCGCCCACGTCTTCGCCGACGGAGACGAGATCACCGGCGTGCTCGATTGGACCGAGGCCGCTCGAGGTGATGCCTTGTTCGACCTCGCCACCTTGACGCTCGGGCACGAAGAACACCTCGGCGACGTCATCGCGGGCTACGGTACCGACGTCGACCTCGACGTGATCCGCGCGTGGTGGTCGATACGCAGTCTGCTGGGGATCCGCTGGCTGGTCGAGCACGGCTTCGACCCGGCCTCACCGGGGTGCGAAATCGACGTCCTGAAGTCCGGAATGTGAAGCCGGAGAACGACGCCTGGATATATCAATCCATATTGATGTATCGTCCGGCTGGTGGAGATCGCCGGACCGTCGGAGCCGCCGCCGTTCGTGCGGCTGGCGAGTGATCCGCTGCGCTGGCGCTTGCTGCGCGAGCTGGCACACGGCGACCGCCGGGTGCGGGAGTTGGTGGAGATCGTCGGGCAGCCGCAGAACCTGGTGTCCTACCACTTGCGCAAGTTGCGGGCCGCGGAGCTGGTCACAGCCCGGCGGAGCAGCTTCGACGGCCGAGACACCTACTACCACCTCGATTTGAAGCAGTGCGCGGACTCCCTGGCCGAGGCGGGAAGCGCACTGCACCCTGGCCTCGTGCCGAACCGGGTGGACGCGACGCGGACAGCGTCCCGGCCCAAGGTGCTGTTCTTGTGTACCGGCAACAGCGGCCGGTCGCCGATGGCCGAGGCGTTGCTACGGCATCGAGCCGGTGGGTCGGTGGACGTGTCCAGCGCGGGAAGCCGGCCGAAACCGTTGCATCCCGATGCCGTGCGGGCCCTCGCCGAGCGCGGCATCTCGCTGGAGCACGAACCGGTCCATGTGGACAGCCTTCGGCGCAGGCGTTTTCACTGGGTGATCAGCCTGTGCGACCGTGTCCGCGAGGTCCGCCCGGAATTCCCCGGGCATCCGCGCGTCGTCCACTGGAGCCTGCCGGACCCGGCCGGGGAAGCCAGTGAAGCGGGGGAGACCTGTCCGGCGTTCCGTCGTCTCGCCGTCGAGCTGGACAGCCGGATCGGGTTCCTGACCTCCCGAATCGATGAGGTGAGAAAGGCATGACTTCGGAATCGGTGGAGTTCCACACCGGGCTGGGCGTCCGGTTCCGCGGCGATGTCGCCACCGGGCCCGCCGCCCGATGACATCACAGCCCGATCCCACGACGCAGGGAAAGTCCACAAAGGACGGAACCGTCGCGCCGAGCCTCGGGAAAGTGCTGAAGGAATGGGGCCGGATCGGGTGTATCGGCTTCGGCGGCCCGCCGACCCATATCGCGCTGCTCCGCAAGTTGTGTGTGCAGCGTCAGAAGTGGTTGTCGGATCAGGAGTTCGAAGACGCGATCGCCGCCTGCAACCTGCTTCCCGGCCCGGCGTCGACCCAGCTGGCGATCTTCACCGCGTGGCGGGTGCGCGGCCGCGCGGGGGCGCTGGTCGGAGGCCTGGCGTTCATCGTGCCCGGCCTGGTCGTGATCCTGGCGCTGGCGGCGCTGTTCCTCACCGGGTCTCCGCCTGCCTGGGTCCGTGGAGCCGGGGCGGGTGCGGGTGCCGCGGTCGCGGCCGTCGCGGTGCACGCGGGTGTCGGCCTGATCCCGGCAGGCTGGCGCCGTGCGGCGGGCACCGGCCGGATTCGCTGGATCCTCTACGTCGTCGCGGGTATCGCGTCGGCGGCCACGCTCGGTCCTTGGCTGGTGCTGGTCCTGCTCGGCTGCGGCGTGATCGAGCTGACCGTGCACCGAGCACGCCGCGGCGAAGCGGGGACGGCATTGCTCGCCGTTCCGGCGCAGTCATGGGCCGCCGCCGTGGCGGGGGCCGGTGTCTTCGCCTCGGTGGCGTGGGTGGCGCTCAAGGTCGGGATGCTGTCCTACGGCGGCGGCTTCGTGATCATCCCGCTCATGCAGGACGACGCGGTGAACACCTACCACTGGATGAGCGCCGGGCAGTTCCTCAACGCGGTCGCGCTCGGCCAGATCACCCCGGGGCCGGTGGTGCAGACCGTCGCCGTCGTCGGGTACGCCGCGGCCGGGCTCGCGGGCGGCATCCTCGCCTCACTGGTCGCCTTCACCCCGTCGTTCCTGTTCATCTTGTTCGGCGCCAAGCATTTCGACCGGCTGCGCGGGAACCCGAACGTGCGCGCGTTCCTCGACGGCGCCGCTCCGGCCGCCGTCGGCGCGATCCTCGGCTCGGCGATCCCGCTCGCGCTCAGCCTGACTCAGGCGTGGCAGTACGCCGTGCTCGCCGGCGCCGCGATCTTGTTGATCGTGCTGCGGCGTGGCGTGGTGACCACGATCCTCGCCGCGGCGGGCGCCGGCGTCGTGCTCGCGCTCGCAGGGGTGCTCCTGCCGAGCTGACCGCTCAGTGAGAGTCCAACCCCCGTGTCGTGACGACGCGAGCGCTGCCGTCGGCCAGGCGGTAGGACAGTCCGGCGACGGCGGCTTCTCCGGCGTCGATCTTGTCGGCGAGCAGCCGGGAGCGGTCGACCAGGAGGTCGACGGTGTGGCGGATGTGCTCGTCGATGATGTCGTCGTCGCTGGTGAGCCCGGCGGCGCGGGCGGCGAGGACGCTCGGGGTGACCCGTTCGATGACGTCGCGGACGAAGCTGTTGGTGCCGAGCCCGTCGGTCAGCGCCGCGCGGGTCGCGGCGACGGCGCCACAAGAGTCATGGCCCAGCACGACGACCAGGGGAGAGCCGAGCACGCTGACGCCGTACTCGATACTGCCCAGCACCTCGGCTCCGGCGACGTGGCCCGCGGTGCGGACGACGAACAGGTCACCCAGGCCGCGGTCGAAGATGATCTCGGCGGCCAGTCGCGAGTCCGAACAGCCGAAGAGGACGGCGAAGGGGCGCTGTCCTGGTGCTGTCTCTGCCCGGCGGGTGGCGTCCTGGTTCGGGTGCTCCGGTGTGCCGGCGACGAACCGCCGGTTGCCGGTGAGCAGAAGGTCGAAGGCCTCGGAGGGGGTCGGCGGCGCGTCGCTCATGATCCGGACATTACCGGCTGCGGTCAAGATCAGCATGGCTCGGGCGGACACTGTGGCGAGCGCATCACCGCCCTGGGCACGGGTCGGCGGCGGGACAGGCTAGTTTGCTCGGGTGAGTCTCCTCGATGATGTGGCCGAGCGCGATGGCTGGCGATGCTGGGTGTGCGACGAGCCCGTCGATCCCGACATGTCGGTGAACGATCCGCGGGGGCCGAGTGTCGACAGCCGGACCGCCGACCGGAAGGCGAAGATCGCCGAGCGGCTCGCGCATCGCGGGTGCAACACCCGCAAGGGCGCGGTCAAGGTGGTCATCTCCTGGCCGGACAGCCTGCACGTGGTCGAACCCGCGCCGCTGATCACCGTCGCCGGGCGGCTGGAGCGCAAGGGCGGTCGCGAGATGGTGGCCCGGTGCCCGACCGAACAGGACGCCCAGGAAGCGGCGGACTGGCTGGTGGACCGGTTCTCACGGCTGGTCCCGGGGCTGCCGGTGACAGCCGCCGTCGAGCCGGGCGGCGGCCAGTTCCTCGTCATCCTGGCCGCCGGCCGCCGCTGACGGGTCGCGTCACGACCCGCCCTCCGGGATCGGGGCACTCAACGCGGACAGGCGTTTCAACAGGGCAGGGCGATGAGCCAGCAATTCATCCCGGTTTCGCGAACGAAGGTCGGCGATGTGTTCGCGAACCTCGTACGGGAATTCAGCCGCCGAAGCGCCCTTCTCGGTGAGCGCGCACCAGAACTCGGCCGCCAGCTCGGTTCTGAGGCGATGCCCGCGCAGCATCTCGTCGAGCATGGGCAGGAAGGTGTGGACATCGGAGATCCTGGCGAACAGGCGCAGGATCAACTTGAGGTTGTGGTCCCGGTAGGTGGGCCCGGCATGCTCGAGCAGCGCCTCGAGGTGCTGCAGGACGAACGAAACCGGTACCACGTCGTCGTTCACCAGCAGGTACGAGATCTGTGACGCGAACTGCTGTCCCCACTCCTCATGCCTCAGGAGGGCGTGTTTGCCGAACTGGACCAGGCGTTCGAAGACCGCGATCCGTTCTCGCGCCGGTGTCATGGACGAATGAAACGAGCCGGCCCGCACGAGATCGCCGGCAACGGATCTCACTTGTCCGGAAAGGGAAACGTAGGCGGATATCACCTGGCTGGGCAGTCCCTCCGGGCCGCCGAGCGCGTTGACGGCGAGGTCGAGGTTCGGGTCGCAGATGAGCTCGGCCGACGGCAAGATGTCAGTCGGTACTCGCAGATCCACGGTGAAAGCGCCGGCGGGCATGGGCAGCCAGGGAAGTTCAGGCGAAAGGGACGTTTCCGTCCGGTCTTCCCGCGAAACCAGGAGCACGGTGGGTATTTCGCCGTCCAGAAGGCGAACCGCTCGGTAGAGCCGAACCAGGCTGTCCCATTCTCCCGGACGTAACTGGGACCGCCAGAGGTACATGGTGCGCGTCCATTCGTCGACGTGGTCCCGCGACTCGGGGTACAACTCTTTCGAGGTCACTTCCGTGCCGATCGCCATCAGCAGAATGAGAAGATTGGCGCCGTAGGTGGCCAACCGGGCGGTGGCCGTCCTGGTGGCGGGCAGATAACCGCTGTAGAGGGTGTTGACCTCCGGCCGGTGCAGACCGTGGAACGCGGTGAGCAAGGCCGCTCGCATGGCCGTACGCCAGTTTTCCGACATCCTCGCGACGAGTTCTTCCAGGTAGTCGATCGTGGTCGACCGGGTCGAAAGCAGTGACCAGGAAAGGAAAGCCCGGAGTTCGACGTCGCCGGAAAGGTGCCCGGTGGTGAAATGCCGGGCGTTCTCCTGGCGTAGTCGCTCCACCATGTCCATGAGACTGCGCCAAACCAGCCGCACGACGAGGTACTCGCCGAAGGTCGCGTGCATGAACTCGTAGGTGCCCATCTCCTTGTCGTCCAAGGAGGTCCGTGCGCGATGGACGAAATAGAAGCGGCCGAGCGCGTTTTTGGCCTCACTGGCCAGCAGTCGATGTTCGTCGGTGACGACCTGCCCGGCGGGTGCGACGATCCGCAGCGCGGACAGGTCTTCGGCGAGCTGTGCGTCGGTGATCCACTGCGCGCCCCGGTTGAACATCCCCAGCGCGACGATCGACAGCACCATCAGTTCTTGCCGGACAGGAGGGTCGTCGAAGGAGACGTGACGATCGGTTTTGGCGACCTGACGCCGGGCGAACTGACCTAGCAGACGTTCGTAGAGTTCCGTCTGGCTCAGCTGGTGTCGTGATTGCTGCAACGCGCCGCTCTCGGCGTCGTACACCGCCAGCATGAGCAGCAGCAAGGGTTGTGAGGCGAGGTTGAGATAGGGCTCGACGACGTCGATGCCGAGTGGGCCGCGGCCCCCGTTCGCCAGGTGTTCCCCGTTGACCTCGTTCCAGGTCTTGAGCCATTGCCCCACCTGTTCCAGATCGAACGGCTCCAGCCGGACCGTGAGCACGCTCGCGGGAAGTCGCATGCGGTCCGCGACCGTCACCCGGCTGGTGATGATCACCGCCACGTGCCGCCCTTGGGTTTCTTCGATCTCCTGGAAGTGCTTGACCCGCAGCAGATAGTCCGACCTGCTCACCCCGGTCGCCTGGAGCAGTTCGTCGAACCCGTCCAGGAACAGCACCAGGATCGAGTTCCTCGCGGCTCTGGCGAAATCCGGCCAGGTCGTCGCTTCGTGGGTGGACAGGCGAATGGCGCGTTCGATCTGTTCGTGGATCGAGACGTCCGCCGGCACGTCGCGCAGCGCGACCCGGACCGACACGAAATCCGGTGACGGCAGCCTGGCGGCCTGCACCTCGGTCAGCAAAGACTTCCCGGCGCCGGGATGCCCCAGGACGACCAGGGGTTTGGTCCAAGCCCAGGGAGTGGAGAGGTAGCCCAGCAGGAACTTCTCGAAGTCCTCGCA contains these protein-coding regions:
- a CDS encoding HNH endonuclease signature motif containing protein, which encodes MSETFLPELPQELWRAGKLELAHGVLQFLQLMRIASAGLGRYLAEVESRGAKDLYGYGSTAAWFADVAGLSRGEAGPIVSQAIALNPTRALDGTEVPAMAPATGAAAAEGAIGSERIKQILDILARIPSGTSVEDRECAEKTLADLARDAGPRQVSKLGDNLLAWLDPDGNEPKDPEPKQPCREVTLERRKDGFWTLNGLLDDELGARTAAALEAYAAPPPIDESGQADLRTKAERQGDAWAELLDLAVACPDQPGTNGYRTLIHVTIGLEELKTGLGTACVDFIGKMTAREARMAACDCLMLPVVLSAAGEPLDVGRLKRFVTPAQRRALNIRDRGCAFPSCHRRPRNCHAHHIDHWADGGPTDLRNLVLLCGFHHRLIHHGDWQVRMAADGLPEFIPPQYLDPLQRARRNTLHRAHA
- a CDS encoding GNAT family N-acetyltransferase, coding for MPDPRRARVSDHATIVECVHQWWGDSRTPEQARELSLLLPKLFLQFFSGTSLVLEDESGIRAFLVGFYSADNETEAYVHFVGVDPTLRGQGAARRLYTTFFQRAAEAGRTEVRAITSPGNAGSIAFHRAMGFTLEAGDRVVDGLSLHSDYDGPGQDRVCFYRRIGRGESAFATSGWL
- a CDS encoding aminoglycoside phosphotransferase family protein; its protein translation is MEAVEVVVAHHECATLRVGDLFLKIDADQTRTDVEVEAMALAPIPTPEVLWRKPPVLALAVLPGRALGRLGEPSTASSAAWAAAGAAVRKVHDAPLPPWPGRSPDDFAARLDAECEWLITTGVLPADLVTRNRRIAEAALRPWKPVFIHGDLQIAHVFADGDEITGVLDWTEAARGDALFDLATLTLGHEEHLGDVIAGYGTDVDLDVIRAWWSIRSLLGIRWLVEHGFDPASPGCEIDVLKSGM
- a CDS encoding metalloregulator ArsR/SmtB family transcription factor, whose product is MEIAGPSEPPPFVRLASDPLRWRLLRELAHGDRRVRELVEIVGQPQNLVSYHLRKLRAAELVTARRSSFDGRDTYYHLDLKQCADSLAEAGSALHPGLVPNRVDATRTASRPKVLFLCTGNSGRSPMAEALLRHRAGGSVDVSSAGSRPKPLHPDAVRALAERGISLEHEPVHVDSLRRRRFHWVISLCDRVREVRPEFPGHPRVVHWSLPDPAGEASEAGETCPAFRRLAVELDSRIGFLTSRIDEVRKA
- the chrA gene encoding chromate efflux transporter, translating into MLKEWGRIGCIGFGGPPTHIALLRKLCVQRQKWLSDQEFEDAIAACNLLPGPASTQLAIFTAWRVRGRAGALVGGLAFIVPGLVVILALAALFLTGSPPAWVRGAGAGAGAAVAAVAVHAGVGLIPAGWRRAAGTGRIRWILYVVAGIASAATLGPWLVLVLLGCGVIELTVHRARRGEAGTALLAVPAQSWAAAVAGAGVFASVAWVALKVGMLSYGGGFVIIPLMQDDAVNTYHWMSAGQFLNAVALGQITPGPVVQTVAVVGYAAAGLAGGILASLVAFTPSFLFILFGAKHFDRLRGNPNVRAFLDGAAPAAVGAILGSAIPLALSLTQAWQYAVLAGAAILLIVLRRGVVTTILAAAGAGVVLALAGVLLPS
- a CDS encoding carbonic anhydrase; translation: MSDAPPTPSEAFDLLLTGNRRFVAGTPEHPNQDATRRAETAPGQRPFAVLFGCSDSRLAAEIIFDRGLGDLFVVRTAGHVAGAEVLGSIEYGVSVLGSPLVVVLGHDSCGAVAATRAALTDGLGTNSFVRDVIERVTPSVLAARAAGLTSDDDIIDEHIRHTVDLLVDRSRLLADKIDAGEAAVAGLSYRLADGSARVVTTRGLDSH
- a CDS encoding NACHT domain-containing protein; this encodes MPTKLTYRDAVEILGVENSPLVQKLDKLFGGLLLAATPFLPELLSIFDAKIEFVRLTDELVKRGIDKRRKMSQFDRIQRLHAARGVLMVAAYFDALEREKLPFDFGSLKVSRGDSVRLATAGDPANSLAEAAAAIVRTEIPLLGMTSDSLGLRSELERFYRALSLRVDTFLQGLAVWDSLDDTRKSQTSGVLQLAIPAAISNFDAATQRLAVESPEFAIWLNISGHRSSRDRLEDVHRAVQDLLTRAEPVERVTPALQAIVRFNRAVLQRKLIASEELPPGLDAPEIDRAYVNPNFRLADTDPGTPLNDEDFWARQRVCEDFEKFLLGYLSTPWAWTKPLVVLGHPGAGKSLLTEVQAARLPSPDFVSVRVALRDVPADVSIHEQIERAIRLSTHEATTWPDFARAARNSILVLFLDGFDELLQATGVSRSDYLLRVKHFQEIEETQGRHVAVIITSRVTVADRMRLPASVLTVRLEPFDLEQVGQWLKTWNEVNGEHLANGGRGPLGIDVVEPYLNLASQPLLLLMLAVYDAESGALQQSRHQLSQTELYERLLGQFARRQVAKTDRHVSFDDPPVRQELMVLSIVALGMFNRGAQWITDAQLAEDLSALRIVAPAGQVVTDEHRLLASEAKNALGRFYFVHRARTSLDDKEMGTYEFMHATFGEYLVVRLVWRSLMDMVERLRQENARHFTTGHLSGDVELRAFLSWSLLSTRSTTIDYLEELVARMSENWRTAMRAALLTAFHGLHRPEVNTLYSGYLPATRTATARLATYGANLLILLMAIGTEVTSKELYPESRDHVDEWTRTMYLWRSQLRPGEWDSLVRLYRAVRLLDGEIPTVLLVSREDRTETSLSPELPWLPMPAGAFTVDLRVPTDILPSAELICDPNLDLAVNALGGPEGLPSQVISAYVSLSGQVRSVAGDLVRAGSFHSSMTPARERIAVFERLVQFGKHALLRHEEWGQQFASQISYLLVNDDVVPVSFVLQHLEALLEHAGPTYRDHNLKLILRLFARISDVHTFLPMLDEMLRGHRLRTELAAEFWCALTEKGASAAEFPYEVREHIADLRSRNRDELLAHRPALLKRLSALSAPIPEGGS